A window from Acipenser ruthenus chromosome 36, fAciRut3.2 maternal haplotype, whole genome shotgun sequence encodes these proteins:
- the LOC117409779 gene encoding prostaglandin E2 receptor EP1 subtype-like — protein sequence MLAIQNMSQLLPPLNSNGTVGQGNGTQDEVAAVPDPPPVNFSVSAIIPGLSMTLGAISNIIALVILAKSYARFRRRSKATFLLFASCLVVTDFAGHVIPGAFVLRLYAVHKKWSDIDPTGALCQLFGASMVFFGLCPLFLGCVMAIERCVGVTRPLLHASLVTSTRTKLTLSGIWLSALCISLLPSLNVGNYSIQFPNTWCFIRVHGPNQSSDLAFGLLFSLLGLASLGVSLVCNTISGLSLVRARCRKRTCNRRAKSHDIEMVVQLLGIMVVSCICWSPILIFVALSVSQSLSSSQYDVRHYEWLMFLGVRLASWNQILDPWVYILLRRAVLRKIYQIVMRQGDLKGSKLGRWEASSFQSCEGTVMKRL from the exons ATGTTAGCCATCCAGAACATGTCCCAGCTGCTCCCTCCCTTGAACTCCAATGGGACGGTAGGCCAGGGGAACGGGACCCAGGATGAAGTTGCGGCGGTGCCAGACCCCCCACCGGTCAACTTTTCTGTCTCTGCCATCATCCCCGGCCTGTCTATGACACTGGGCGCCATCTCCAACATCATCGCCTTGGTCATCCTGGCTAAATCTTACGCCCGCTTCCGACGGCGCTCCAAAGCCACCTTCCTTCTGTTTGCCAGCTGCTTGGTGGTGACGGACTTCGCAGGACATGTGATACCGGGAGCATTTGTTCTCCGGTTGTACGCTGTACACAAAAAATGGAGCGATATTGACCCCACGGGAGCGTTGTGTCAGCTCTTTGGGGCAAGCATGGTCTTTTTTGGGCTGTGTCCACTCTTTCTTGGCTGTGTGATGGCTATTGAGCGCTGTGTGGGAGTCACCCGCCCGCTCCTGCATGCTTCTCTGGTGACCTCGACCCGTACTAAGCTGACACTCTCAGGGATCtggctctctgctctctgcatcTCCCTGCTGCCCAGCCTGAATGTGGGCAACTACTCCATACAGTTCCCCAATACCTGGTGCTTTATCAGGGTGCATGGCCCCAACCAGAGCTCAGACCTGGCCTTTGGACTCCTCTTCTCCCTGCTCGGCCTGGCCTCCTTGGGAGTGTCCCTGGTTTGCAACACCATCAGCGGGCTCAGCCTGGTCCGCGCACGCTGCCGCAAGCGCACCTGCAACCGGAGAGCCAAGTCCCACGACATTGAGATGGTGGTGCAGCTGCTTGGGATCATGGTGGTGTCCTGCATCTGCTGGAGCCCCATTCTG ATCTTCGTGGCTCTGTCAGTCAGCCAGTCGCTCAGCAGCTCACAGTATGACGTGCGACACTACGAGTGGCTCATGTTCCTGGGGGTGCGGCTGGCTTCCTGGAACCAGATCCTGGACCCCTGGGTCTATATCCTGCTGCGGAGGGCCGTCCTGAGGAAGATCTATCAGATTGTGATGAGGCAGGGAGACCTCAAGGGCAGCAAGCTGGGACGATGGGAGGCCAGCTCCTTCCAGAGCTGTGAAGGGACAGTCATGAAGCGGCTCTGA
- the LOC131706654 gene encoding ubiquitin-like protein 4A isoform X2: MRRSPQSGVWSLTGSTYLSINRDSSTKARRWQVSVAQPACSSEQTLQPCRRSESLEQQHKDYERRLRLLSLDDMERLATRMLHPEAVECMELSFLD, from the exons atgagaaggtctccacagtctggagtctggtctctgacaggctcaacatacctgtcaatcaacagggactcctctacaaaggcaaggcgctggcag gtcagtgtggcacagcctgcctgctcttctgaacaaacacttcagccctgccgacgcagtgagagtctggagcagcaacacaag gattacgagcggaggctgcgcttgttgagcctggatgatatggagcggctggcgacccgcatgcttcaccctgaggctgtggagtgcatggagctgtccttcctagactga
- the LOC131706654 gene encoding ubiquitin-like protein 4A isoform X1, whose translation MLIPSLCVCVFLSLDRSVRMRRSPQSGVWSLTGSTYLSINRDSSTKARRWQVSVAQPACSSEQTLQPCRRSESLEQQHKDYERRLRLLSLDDMERLATRMLHPEAVECMELSFLD comes from the exons atgctcatcccctcactgtgtgtttgtgtgttcttgtctcttgacaggtctgtgaggatgagaaggtctccacagtctggagtctggtctctgacaggctcaacatacctgtcaatcaacagggactcctctacaaaggcaaggcgctggcag gtcagtgtggcacagcctgcctgctcttctgaacaaacacttcagccctgccgacgcagtgagagtctggagcagcaacacaag gattacgagcggaggctgcgcttgttgagcctggatgatatggagcggctggcgacccgcatgcttcaccctgaggctgtggagtgcatggagctgtccttcctagactga